The region GGGCGAGCCCGGCGATTTTGAGTTTACCGGTGAGTTTAACATTACCGAAGCGGGTAACTCAGGTATTAATTATCGAAGTGAGCAATTGACCGATGTGCCTTTTGCCTTACGCGGGTATCAGGCCGATATTGACGGACAAAACCGCTATACAGGCCAGAATTATGAAGAACGGAAACGGACAACGCTGGCGTATCGTGGCCAGAAGACAACCATACCGCCCTATACAGGTGAGGCAACTCCAGAGGCTGTTCGAGCCAATGTGAAGCGAAATGCCTGGGGTGGATTGACCGTTACCGGCTCGCTGGGTAGCTCAGACTCTCTCAAAACATTTATTAAAAGCCAGGATTGGAACACGTTTCGGTTGGTCGTCAAAGGCAATCGTCTGCAACATTATATCAATGATATTTTGATGAGCGATGTAACGGATGAAGACACCGTTAATGGTAAGGCAAAAGGACTGCTGGGCGTTCAGGTGCACGTAGGTCCCCCCATGAAAGTACAGTATCGAAACCTGATGCTGAAGCAACTGTAGGTTGATTAATCGTTATTGGTTATTAGTTATCATTTTTATGCTCAATGACTAATAATTAATGG is a window of Spirosoma linguale DSM 74 DNA encoding:
- a CDS encoding protein of unknown function DUF1080 (PFAM: protein of unknown function DUF1080), translating into MIKNIRLNFIQLGLMLAVIATVSINMSCVAQKKKNGFVKIFDGKSLKGWDGDPTYWRVENGNLVGEITPSTLLKTNNFIIWRGGEPGDFEFTGEFNITEAGNSGINYRSEQLTDVPFALRGYQADIDGQNRYTGQNYEERKRTTLAYRGQKTTIPPYTGEATPEAVRANVKRNAWGGLTVTGSLGSSDSLKTFIKSQDWNTFRLVVKGNRLQHYINDILMSDVTDEDTVNGKAKGLLGVQVHVGPPMKVQYRNLMLKQL